Below is a genomic region from Streptomyces sp. RPA4-2.
CCCGCCCGGCTCCGGAGCCCCCACAGGCCCAGGACGCCCGCCCCCACCCGGAAGACGACCCCGTACGCCTCACACCCGAAGAAGTCCGCACCCTCGCCTCCTGGGACCGCGACCTCGACGCCCTCACCGGAGAACTCCTGCGCGCCCGCGCGAGCGTCACCGACGTACCCCTGCCCGCCTCGCTCACCGCCTCACAGGTACTGCACCTGGCCGCCGACCCCGACGGCTTCGCACAGGAACTCGCCCGCCCCATGCCGCGCCCCCCGCAACCCGCCGCCCGCCGCGGCACCCGCTTCCACGCCTGGGTGGAGTCCCGCTTCGAGGAACTGCGGCTGCCCATGCTCGAACCGGAGGACCTGCCCGGCAACGACGCCGAGATCGCCGACGAACGCGACCTGGAGGACCTCAAGGACGCCTTCGAACGCACTCCCTACGCACACCGCACGCCCCACCGCGTCGAGACCCCGTTCCAGCTCGCCATCGCCGGACGCGTCGTCCGGGGCCGCATCGACGCCGTCTACAAGGAGGGCGACGGCGACGGCACGACGTACGAGATCGTCGACTGGAAGACAAGCCGCACCCGCACCGCCGACCCCCTCCAGCTCGCCGTCTACCGCCTCGCCTGGGCCGAGCAGCAGGGCGTGCCCCCGGAGTCCGTCAAGGCCACGTTCGTATACGTCCGCAGCGGAGAGATCGTCCGCCCCCGCGACCTCCCCGACCGCGCCGCCCTGGAACGGCTGCTCACGCAGGACACACCGGGTCCGGGGCAAGATGCGGCCGGAGAACCGACGGACGAACACGCCCCCGCGGGCGGTTAGGCTCGTGAGCATGAGCAAGCCCGTTGACAACGCCGTCAGCACCGTCCGTGCGTACATTCACCACCACCGCACGGCCTTCCTCGACGACCTCGCCGAATGGCTGCGCATCCCCTCCGTGTCGGCCCAGCCCGACCACGCGGCGGACGTGAGGCGCAGCGCCGACTGGCTCGCCGCCAAACTCCAGGAGACCGGCTTCCCCACCACGGAGGTCTGGACGACGGAGGGCGCCCCCGCCGTCTTCGCCGAATGGCCGTCGGAAGACCCCCAGGCCCCCACGGTCCTCGTCTACGGGCACCACGACGTACAGCCCGCCGCCCGTGAGGACGGCTGGGACACCGACCCCTTCGAACCGGTGATCCGCGGAAACCGCCTCCACGCGCGCGGAGCCGCCGACGACAAGGGCCAGGTGTTCTTCCACACACTCGGCGTCCGCGCCCACCTCGCCGCCACCGGACGCACCACCCCCGCCGTCCACCTCAAACTCCTGATCGAGGGCGAGGAGGAATCCGGCTCCCCGCACTTCCGTCACCTCGTGGAAACCCACGCCGACCGGCTGTCCGCCGACGCGGTGATCGTCTCCGACACCGGCATGTGGTCCGAGGACACCCCCACCGTGTGCACCGGCATGCGCGGTCTCGCCGAATGCGAGATCGAGCTGCACGGGCCCGCTCAGGACATCCACTCCGGCTCCTTCGGCGGCGCCGTGCCCAACCCCGCCACCGCCGCCGCCCGCCTCGTCGCCGCCCTCCACGACGACCACGCGCGCGTGGCCGTCCCCGGCTTCTACGAAGGCATCACCGAACTCACCGACCGCGAGCGCGAACTCTTCGCCGAACTGCCCTTCGACGAAGCACGCTGGCTGGCCACCGCCAAGTCGTCGGCCACCCACGGAGAGGCCGGACACACCACCCTGGAGCGCATCTGGGCCCGCCCCACCGCCGAGGTCAACGGCATCGGCGGCGGCTACCAGGGCCCCGGCAGCAAGACGATCATCCCGTCCTCCGCCACGGTGAAGCTCTCCTTCCGGCTGGTCGCGGGCCAGGACCCCGACCACATCGAGAAGGCCGTACGCGCCTGGGCCGCCGAACAGCTCCCCGAAGGCATCCGGCACGAGATCACCTTCGGCGCCGCCACCCGCCCCTGCCTCACCCCGCTGGACCACCCCGCCCTGCAGTCCGTCGTACGAGCCATGGGCCGCGCCTTCGAACAGCCCATCCGCTTCACCCGCGAAGGCGGCTCGGGGCCCGCGGCCGACCTCCAGGAAGTCCTCGACGCCCCCGTGCTCTTCCTGGGCATCTCCGTCCCCTCCGACGGCTGGCACGCCCCCAACGAGAAGGTCGAACTCGACCTCCTCATGAAAGGCGTCGAAACCAGCGCCCACCTCTGGGACGACCTGGCCGAGAACTGGCGCGAGGCACACTGAAGAAGCCCGTTCACACCCGGAAGAAGCCCCATTCACACCCAGAAGAGCACCCCACACACCCGCCCCGCCGTACGTCCTGCTGAACCGCCCGCCGAAATAACCTTTCCACCGGGGGAGTTGGAAGCACCCGTGACCACCTGGACCGACCGCACCGCCGACCGTCCCATCTCGCTCACCGCCCCGAGCGGCATCGACCGGGCCGCCCACCACCGGCTCGACGAGGCCTGGCTCGCGGCGGCCTGGAGCCACCCCACGACCCGCGCCTTCGTGGTCTCCGGCGGTCAGGTCCTCATCGACGAGACCGCGGACGGCACCACCGAACTCGTCATGACCCCCTCCTTCGAGGCCCCGCTCACCGAGGCACACCGCTACTTCCTCGGCACGGACGACGACGGTGTGAGCTATTTCGCACTCCAGAAGGACGCGCTCCCCGGCCGCATCGACCAGTCAGCACGCCCCGCGGGCCTGCGCGAGGCGGGACTCCTGCTCTCCCCCCGCGACGCCGGCCTCATGGTGCACGCCGTCGCCCTGGAGAACTGGCAGCGACTGCACCGCTTCTGCTCACGCTGCGGCGAACGCACCGTGATCGCGGCAGCCGGCCACATCCGCCGCTGCCCCGCCTGCGGCGCCGAGCACTACCCGCGCACCGACCCCGCCGTGATCATGGCGGTCACCGACGACGAGGACCGCATCCTGCTCGGCCGCCAGGTGCACTGGCCCGAAGGCCGCTTCTCGACACTCGCCGGCTTCGTCGAACCCGGCGAATCCATCGAGCAGTCCGTGCGACGCGAAGTCTTCGAAGAAGCGGGCATCACCGTCGGCGAGGTCGAGTACGTCGCCAGCCAGCCCTGGCCCTTCCCCTCCAGCCTCATGCTCGGCTTCATGGCCCGCGCCACCTCCCACGAGATCAACGTCGACGGCGAGGAGATCCACGAAGCCCGCTGGTTCTCCCGCGAGGACCTGCGGACCGCCTTCGAGTCCGGCGAAGTAATGCCCCCGTACGGCATCTCCATCGCCGCCCGCCTGATCGAACTCTGGTACGGAAAGCCCCTGCCCCGCAGAGAGACGTAGCCGGACCACCCCGCGACACTCCGGCCACCGGAACCGGTGCGACGCAGAACACACACAGGAGGCGGTTCTTGAGTCACCTCAAGAACCGCCCCGCCGCGGCAAACCCCACCCTGACGGGGATGCTCGAAGGCCTGGACGGTGACTTCGACGCGGTGCCGTATGCCATCGAGGACTGCTGAGCAGCACGAACGACGACGAGACCCCGCCCGTGATCACCGGGCGGGGTCTCGTGCGTCCACTCCCGGGTCAGACGCCGAGCGCGCGCTTCACCTGGGCAAGGCTCGGGTTGGTCATCACGACCTCGACCCCACCGTTGGAGGGCACCACCTGAACCGTAGGAACGGTCTGATTCCCGCCGTTCGCCTTCTCCACGAACGCCGCGGACGCCGGGTCGTGCTCGATGTTGATCTCCTCGTACGTGATGCCCTCGCGGTCCAGCTGGCCCTTCAACCGCGTGCAGTATCCGCACCACGTGGTGCTGTACATCGTCACAGTGCCCGGCATGTCTCTCGCGCTCCTTTACTGCTGGGGGTGCGTCATCGCAAAGGGGAACGTACGCCGGGCACCCACCATTCCCGCACCCGGGTACCCCCGCCCCGTACACCGCCCCCCACCGACGCCTGCCGCATTAGTACGACCACAAGACCCTCCCTGTGGACAACCGACTCACCCGCCCCCGGCGACCTGGCAGCATGGCGGGGTGACAGCAGCAACGCACTCCACCCTCTTCCCGCAGGTTCCGGACACGGCCGACGCGGTGCTCGACGGGCTCGACCCCGAGCAGCGCGCAGTCGCCACCGCCCTGCACGGTCCGGTGTGCGTGCTGGCAGGCGCCGGCACGGGCAAGACGCGAGCGATCACCCACCGCATCGCCTACGGCGTACGCGCCGGAATCCTCCAGCCCTCCAGCGTCCTCGCCGTCACTTTCACCAACCGCGCCGCGGGAGAGATGCGCGGCCGCCTCCGCCAGCTCGGCGCCGGCGGCGTCCAGGCCCGCACCTTCCACTCCGCGGCCCTGCGCCAACTCCAGTACTTCTGGCCGAAAGCGGTCGGCGGCAGCCTCCCCCGACTCATCGACCGCAAGATCCAGCTCGTCGCCGACGCGGCCGCCGCCTGCCGCGTCCGCCTCGACCGCGGCGAGCTCCGCGACGTCACCGCCGAGATCGAATGGTCCAAGGTCACCCAGACCGTCCCCTCCGACTACGCGGCCGCCGCCGCCAAGACCGGCCGCGAATCCCCCCGCGACCCCGCGGAGATCGCCCAGCTGTACGCCACCTACGAAGACGTCAAACGCGACCGATCACTCATCGACTTCGAGGACGTCCTGCTGCTCACCGTCGGCATCCTCCAGGACCGCCGAGACATCGCCGACCAGGTCCGCTCCCAGTACCAGCACTTCGTCGTCGACGAGTACCAGGACGTCAGCCCCCTCCAGCAACGCCTCCTCGAACTGTGGCTCGGCGAACGCGACAGCCTCTGCGTCGTCGGCGACGCCAGCCAGACGATCTACTCGTTCACCGGTGCAACTCCCGACCACCTTCTCGACTTCCGCACCCGCCACCCCGCGGCCACCGTCGTCAAACTCGTCCGCGACTACCGCTCCTCACCCCAGGTCGTCCACCTCGCCAACGGCCTGCTCTCACAGGCCCGCGGCCGCGCCGCCGACCACCGCCTGGAACTGATCTCCCAGCGCGCCCCCGGCCCCGAACCCGTCTACGCCGAATACACCGACGAACCCGCCGAGGCGGAAGGCGCCGCCCGCCGCATCCGCGACCTCATCGCCTCCGGCATCCCCGCAGGCGAGATCGCCGTCCTCTTCCGTACGAACTCCCAGTCCGAGATCTACGAGCAGGCACTCGCCGACGCCGGAGTGCCCTACCAGCTGCGCGGCGCCGAGCGGTTCTTCGACCGCCCCGAAGTGCGCAAAGCCGGAGCAGCCCTCCGCGCGGCCGCCCGATTCGGAGCCAACGACTCCCTTCTCGACGACGTCGTCGACCTGCCCTCCCAGGTCCGCGCCGTGCTGTCCGGCGAAGGCTGGACCGGCCAGCCCCCCGCCGGCTCCGGCGCGGTCAGGGAGCGCTGGGAATCACTGGCCGCCCTCGTCCACCTCGCCCAGGACTTCGCCGCCGCCAAGCAGGACGCCACCCTCGGCGACCTGGTCGCCGAACTCGACGAGCGCGCCGGCGCACAGCACGCCCCGACCGTGCAGGGCGTCACCCTCGCCTCCCTGCACTCCGCCAAAGGACTGGAGTGGGACGTCGTCTTCCTCGTCGGCGTCGCCGAGGGCATGATGCCGATCACCTACGCAAAGACCGACGAGCAGATCGAAGAGGAACGCCGCCTCCTCTACGTCGGCGTCACCCGCGCCAGAGAACACCTCTGTGTCTCCTGGGCCCTGTCCCGCTCACCCGGCGGCAGAGCGGGCCGCCGGCCCAGCCGCTTCCTCGACGGACTACGCCCCGGCTCCGTCACCACCGCGGGCCGCACGAGCGGCGGCGGCCCTGGAGGCGTCGAGCGAGGCATCGGAAGCAGCGGAGGCACCGTCGTACGACGGACGAGCCGAACCCCGGCCCGCTGCCGCGTCTGCGGCCGCACGCTGACCGACGCCGGCGAGATGAAACTGATGCGCTGCGAGGACTGCCCCTCCGACATGGACGAGGGCCTCTACGAACGGCTGCGCGAGTGGCGGACGGTACAGGCGCAGCGCAGCGGCCAGCCCGCGTTCTGCGTCTTCACCGACAAGACACTCATGGCCATCGCCGAGACCGTTCCCGGCGACGAGGGAGAGCTCGCGCGGATCCCCGGAGTCGGAGTACGCAAGCTCAACCGCTTCGGAGCCGACGTACTGGCCATCTGCGCAGGCCAGGAGCCTGGCGAGGGCAAGCGCGACGACTGATTCAAACTCGTCGAAAAAATAGTTTGCGCATGCCCCGGCAATCCCCATAGGTTCTTAGCACGGAAGCGGCGGGCTTCTCCGAAGCCCTGGTTCCGTGCTGTACTTAATAGCCGTCGGACTGGCTCACCCCCAGTCCCCCAAGACGCCGAGAGGAGGCGATTCCAGTGATCAGCATCAACACCAGCTCCAGCACCACCGTCAAAATGACCGATCCCTCGGTCGTCTCCACGTGCCTGCTCGGCGTCTCGAACCTGGGCACCGGTCTGCCCGGCATCTCTGCCGTCCGGCCGGCGTCCTCCCTGTCCCTCGCGGGTCTTCCCATCCGTGAGCGCAATGAGCGACCGATCCAGGCACTGGAAGCGGCAGTAGTGGCAGAGGCCCGTGCCTATGCCTTTGCGGCAACCGGTGCCGGATCCCTGAAGCAGACGCAGCAGCACCACACGATGTGGGCCTTCCGTGGGCCTGAACCCTGGAGTGATCCAGCCTGATCCTCGATCAGGCCGGCGCCTTCAGGGCCGCGGAACCCCACCCGGGATCCGCGGCCCTTCTGTTTGTCCCCGACCGGGGACAGCAGAGCGAAGGGGCCTCGGGACAAGAAAAGAACCCGGTACCAGCCGCCAACCGGCCAACCGGCCGGCACGACCAGACGAGGAAGACCAACCGTGCAACTCGAAGCGCACGCCCCGTCCGTACCGCCTTCCGAAACGATCCCCCCGCCCGGCCTCACGGAGGACTCCACCTTGATCCCGCTCACTGCGCTCACCGCGCTCGACGACGCCATCGAGAACCTCGGCGTACCCGTCCCCTGCCGTTCCTACGACCCGGAGGTCTTCTTCGCCGAGTCGCCGGCCGACGTCGAGTACGCCAAGTCCCTCTGCCGTACCTGCCCGTTGGTCGAGGCCTGCCTCGCCGGCGCCAAGGAGCGGCGTGAGCCCTGGGGTGTCTGGGGCGGCGAGCTGTTCGTCCAGGGTGTTGTCGTAGCCCGCAAGCGGCCCCGTGGCCGTCCGCGCAAGAACCCGGTCACGGCATGAACATTGCAGGAACGATCGACCGCCCCCTGACGCACGACCCCAAGAAACAGGCCCCGATGAAGCCGTCCGCGAGCGAGCCCACCGGCTCCGTCAGTCCAGACTTCACCACCACCGGCGCGAACGACTCGCGTGAGAACAGGACCCGAGAGATGCAACTCATTCCAGAAGCCCTGGCTCGTGCGCATATGCACGAGCGACTGCAAGAGGCTGAGCGGGAGCGCCGGGCCGTGCGCCTGGTCACCGCCCGCCGGATGCAGCGCCGGGCCGAGCGCGCCTCCATGCGTGCCCGGCGTGCGCTGGCCATGGCGGTCATGCAGTAAGCAGCCGAAGGCAGTCGCAGACATACACAGACACACCGCGGGGGTCGGTCCGTCCGGACCGGCCCCCGCGGTGCGTTGTACCGGGCGAACACCCGCCCCCGGCGCTATCGTCGGCGGGTGACGAGTCTTCCCGGGGACAGTGACAGCAGCGGCACCACCGAGCGGCCCGACACGGCCCAGGCCCAGCGCATCGCGTGCGCCCGCTGCGGCACCCCGGCGGACGGCCCCCAGCCGACCTGGACCTGCTCCGTCGAGAACGGCAGCCGCCACTACTTCTGCGACAACTGTGCCCGGGCACACCTGCGGGCGATCGAGGGACGGCTGGATTCGGCTTGGTGGTAGGGCGGGGCTTGCTCCGGGTCTTCTTCTTGGGGGCCTCCCCTCCCTCCCTCCCTCCCCGCCCACCCCCCACAGCCGCCCGAAGGCAGCCCGAACTCACGCCTCAGCCGCTGAGTCCTCCTCGTCCGTCAGTTCTTCGGTCGGGACGAACCCGGGCAGCCACTCCTCCAGTTCGTCGCGGAGCCGGACCGTCGCGCCCAGCTGGCACAGGACGCCGATGGTGCTCAACGTCACACGGTGGATCAGCAGGTACGACGGTGGCAGGTTGAGGAGCCTGCCCAACTGGTGGGCGGGGGAGCGGGGATCGGCCACCCGGGCGGCCTGGCTGCGCATCCAGCCCCGGGTGAAGGTGAACTCGTCGACCTGCGCCGGTTCGATGATCGGCAGGAGGTAGTCGAGGACCGCGTCGGGTTCGAGCTCTATCGACTCCTTGACGAAGCCCTCCTCGCGCAGCAGGTCGTAGACCGCCTCCGCGTCTCCGTCGAGGGTCATGCGGAGGGACTCGCCGATCGGCGAGGGCAGACCGCCGGGGAGACGGTCGACCGTGCCGAAGTCCAGGACGCCGAGGCGCCAGCCGCTCTTCTCGTCCGGCAGGAGCCGGAAGTTGCCCGGGTGGGGGTCGGCGTGCAGCAGTCCGGTGCGGGCGGGGCCGGAGAAGAGGAAGCGCGCCAGCAGTTGCCCCGCGCGGTCCCGCTGCTCCTGGGTACCGTCGGAGATCACCTCCGACAGGGGTGTTCCGTCGATCCATTCGGTGACCAGGATCTGGTCGCACTGGTGGACCACCGCCGGTACCAGGACGTCGGGGTCGCCCGAGAATTCCGTCGCGTGGGCTTCCTGGGCCTGTGCCTCCAGTGCGTAGTCGAGTTCCTCGGAGACCCGGTCGCGGAGTTCCGTGATGAGCGGCTTGATGTCCATGCCGGGGATGAGCGGGCCCAGCAGCCGGGCGAATCGGCTGAGCTGGGTGAGATCGGAGAGCAGGGCCTCGCCCGCTCCGGGGTACTGCACCTTGACGGCGACCTCGCGGCCGTCGTGCCACACCGCCCGGTGCACCTGGCCGATCGAGGCGGCCGCGGAGGGCTTGTCCTCGAATTCGAGGAACAGCTCGGACCAGTCCTCGCCGAGCCGCTCCCGGAGAACGGAGTGCACGGTGCGGGTCGGCATCGGCGGTGCCGCTTCCTGGAGCTTCGTGAGCGCCGCGCGGTACGGGCCCGCGACCTCCTCGGGCAGTGCCGATTCGAAGACGGACAGTGCCTGCCCGAACTTCATCGCACCGCCCTTCAGCTCACCGAGCACCTTGAAGAGCTGTTCGGCCGTGCGCTGCTGGAGCTCGCGGCCCACGATCTCCGCCGACTTCCCGCCTATCCGCTTGCCCAGGCCCCAGGTCGCTCGCCCGGCGTAGCCGAGCGGTAGCGCGGCGAGTTTGGCGGTTCGGGTGACCGCCTTCCGGGGAAGATCAGACATGAGCCCTCCAAGTCCCAGACAGCCGTGCCGCATGCGGCTGTTGCACCGCCATTGTCTCGTGCGGGTCCTCGGCTTCGGCGGCGCGTTCCCCCTTCTTACTTTTCTCCGTGGCGCCGCACGGGCAATCGGGGTGTGGCCACACCGGTTTCGCGTGCCAGTGGAGCGCCGGAGCGGAGGTCTCCCAGCGGGCTCCGGCGCTGGAGGGTGACCGGCCGTCGAGGAAGGCGAGCGCGTGCGCGGCGGCGAGGCCGGCGATGCCGGTCGCCATGGTGAGGTCGCATGCCGGTACGTGGCGTGAGGTGCCGGAGCGCCACTGGGCGATCAGGCGTGGCCAGGTCGGGTCCCGGTCGGCGCGGCTCCGGTCGAGGCAGCCCGCGCAGCCGGTGTCGCCGGGCAGGACCAATGGGCCGACGACTCCTGTTCCTTCCACGACTCCCGCGTACAGATGGGGTGTGCCGGAGGCGATCAGGGGTTCGGCGGCGGTGGGATCGGGGGCGTGCACGGACAGGCCGTCCCTCGGCGTGATGATCACCAGGGAGAGTCCGGGTTCCTCGCCCTCGTCGGCGGGCCGGGGCGGGCGGTCCGGCGCGGCTCGGCGCACCGCCCGCCGGGCGGCTTCCTCGCGGCGCTCTCCGATGGAATCCGCCGGCAGCCCGCCGGGTGCCACGTCCCACGGTTCCACCCGGCCCACGTCGCGCACCTCGATCCGGCCCACGCCCGCGCCGGCCAGCAGCGCCGCGAGGGTGACTCCGACCCGGCCGGCGCCGCGCACCTGTACCCGCAGGGAGCGGCGGGCGGCCAGGTGCGCGAGGGCGTCGCCCGGTGCCGGGGCGACGAGGGAGAGGGCCGCGAGGTCGGGGCGCAGCCGGTCGAGGACCGGCTTCTTCGCGCGCAGGGTGTCCGCGGCCGGGCCGCCGCCCGTGGCGTCGTCGAGGAGTCCGGAGCGGGCCAGCCGTT
It encodes:
- a CDS encoding mycoredoxin; the encoded protein is MPGTVTMYSTTWCGYCTRLKGQLDREGITYEEINIEHDPASAAFVEKANGGNQTVPTVQVVPSNGGVEVVMTNPSLAQVKRALGV
- the nudC gene encoding NAD(+) diphosphatase, producing MTTWTDRTADRPISLTAPSGIDRAAHHRLDEAWLAAAWSHPTTRAFVVSGGQVLIDETADGTTELVMTPSFEAPLTEAHRYFLGTDDDGVSYFALQKDALPGRIDQSARPAGLREAGLLLSPRDAGLMVHAVALENWQRLHRFCSRCGERTVIAAAGHIRRCPACGAEHYPRTDPAVIMAVTDDEDRILLGRQVHWPEGRFSTLAGFVEPGESIEQSVRREVFEEAGITVGEVEYVASQPWPFPSSLMLGFMARATSHEINVDGEEIHEARWFSREDLRTAFESGEVMPPYGISIAARLIELWYGKPLPRRET
- a CDS encoding WhiB family transcriptional regulator, with product MQLEAHAPSVPPSETIPPPGLTEDSTLIPLTALTALDDAIENLGVPVPCRSYDPEVFFAESPADVEYAKSLCRTCPLVEACLAGAKERREPWGVWGGELFVQGVVVARKRPRGRPRKNPVTA
- a CDS encoding AarF/ABC1/UbiB kinase family protein, with translation MSDLPRKAVTRTAKLAALPLGYAGRATWGLGKRIGGKSAEIVGRELQQRTAEQLFKVLGELKGGAMKFGQALSVFESALPEEVAGPYRAALTKLQEAAPPMPTRTVHSVLRERLGEDWSELFLEFEDKPSAAASIGQVHRAVWHDGREVAVKVQYPGAGEALLSDLTQLSRFARLLGPLIPGMDIKPLITELRDRVSEELDYALEAQAQEAHATEFSGDPDVLVPAVVHQCDQILVTEWIDGTPLSEVISDGTQEQRDRAGQLLARFLFSGPARTGLLHADPHPGNFRLLPDEKSGWRLGVLDFGTVDRLPGGLPSPIGESLRMTLDGDAEAVYDLLREEGFVKESIELEPDAVLDYLLPIIEPAQVDEFTFTRGWMRSQAARVADPRSPAHQLGRLLNLPPSYLLIHRVTLSTIGVLCQLGATVRLRDELEEWLPGFVPTEELTDEEDSAAEA
- a CDS encoding TOMM precursor leader peptide-binding protein, which produces MHPMVKPALRRGWRDLNTVQFGMAPAHAMVLGPVDTATGSFLDLLDGTRSLPLLREEGRGMGLPDGHVDALVERLARSGLLDDATGGGPAADTLRAKKPVLDRLRPDLAALSLVAPAPGDALAHLAARRSLRVQVRGAGRVGVTLAALLAGAGVGRIEVRDVGRVEPWDVAPGGLPADSIGERREEAARRAVRRAAPDRPPRPADEGEEPGLSLVIITPRDGLSVHAPDPTAAEPLIASGTPHLYAGVVEGTGVVGPLVLPGDTGCAGCLDRSRADRDPTWPRLIAQWRSGTSRHVPACDLTMATGIAGLAAAHALAFLDGRSPSSAGARWETSAPALHWHAKPVWPHPDCPCGATEKSKKGERAAEAEDPHETMAVQQPHAARLSGTWRAHV
- a CDS encoding dipeptidase, which translates into the protein MSKPVDNAVSTVRAYIHHHRTAFLDDLAEWLRIPSVSAQPDHAADVRRSADWLAAKLQETGFPTTEVWTTEGAPAVFAEWPSEDPQAPTVLVYGHHDVQPAAREDGWDTDPFEPVIRGNRLHARGAADDKGQVFFHTLGVRAHLAATGRTTPAVHLKLLIEGEEESGSPHFRHLVETHADRLSADAVIVSDTGMWSEDTPTVCTGMRGLAECEIELHGPAQDIHSGSFGGAVPNPATAAARLVAALHDDHARVAVPGFYEGITELTDRERELFAELPFDEARWLATAKSSATHGEAGHTTLERIWARPTAEVNGIGGGYQGPGSKTIIPSSATVKLSFRLVAGQDPDHIEKAVRAWAAEQLPEGIRHEITFGAATRPCLTPLDHPALQSVVRAMGRAFEQPIRFTREGGSGPAADLQEVLDAPVLFLGISVPSDGWHAPNEKVELDLLMKGVETSAHLWDDLAENWREAH
- a CDS encoding ATP-dependent DNA helicase UvrD2, encoding MTAATHSTLFPQVPDTADAVLDGLDPEQRAVATALHGPVCVLAGAGTGKTRAITHRIAYGVRAGILQPSSVLAVTFTNRAAGEMRGRLRQLGAGGVQARTFHSAALRQLQYFWPKAVGGSLPRLIDRKIQLVADAAAACRVRLDRGELRDVTAEIEWSKVTQTVPSDYAAAAAKTGRESPRDPAEIAQLYATYEDVKRDRSLIDFEDVLLLTVGILQDRRDIADQVRSQYQHFVVDEYQDVSPLQQRLLELWLGERDSLCVVGDASQTIYSFTGATPDHLLDFRTRHPAATVVKLVRDYRSSPQVVHLANGLLSQARGRAADHRLELISQRAPGPEPVYAEYTDEPAEAEGAARRIRDLIASGIPAGEIAVLFRTNSQSEIYEQALADAGVPYQLRGAERFFDRPEVRKAGAALRAAARFGANDSLLDDVVDLPSQVRAVLSGEGWTGQPPAGSGAVRERWESLAALVHLAQDFAAAKQDATLGDLVAELDERAGAQHAPTVQGVTLASLHSAKGLEWDVVFLVGVAEGMMPITYAKTDEQIEEERRLLYVGVTRAREHLCVSWALSRSPGGRAGRRPSRFLDGLRPGSVTTAGRTSGGGPGGVERGIGSSGGTVVRRTSRTPARCRVCGRTLTDAGEMKLMRCEDCPSDMDEGLYERLREWRTVQAQRSGQPAFCVFTDKTLMAIAETVPGDEGELARIPGVGVRKLNRFGADVLAICAGQEPGEGKRDD